The Virgibacillus siamensis sequence TTACCAGATTGAAATCAATATTACAGACAATGGATACATTGGTTATAAAAAAGTTACGCAAACCGAAACTTCGTGATAAACTGGCAGTAAGGCATGGACGTTATATTCACAGCGATGTTGATGATCGGAAAACATTTCGTTTTGTCCGCAGTGAGTTGGGGGTTCTGGTTGATTTTATGGCGGAGCTTTTTAAAAAGGAAGGACATAAATTAATCGGCATCCGAGGTATGCCACGGGTTGGAAAAACAGAATCTGTTGTTGCTGCAAGCGTCTGCGCGAATAAGCGCTGGCTGTTTGTATCAAGCACTTTGCTTAAGCAAACTGTTCGCAGCCAATTAATTCAGGACGAATATAGCAGTGATAATTTATATATTATTGATGGCATTGTTTCCACCCGCCGTGCAAATGAAAAACATTGGCAATTAATCAGGGAGATTATGCAATTGCCGGCTGTAAAAGTGGTTGAGCATCCGGATATGTTTGTGCAGACTACAGAGTACGAATTAAATGATTTTGATTATATTATTGAGCTTCGCAGTACGGAAGATGAAGAAATTACATATGAACCTGTCGAACGGAATCAATTTGGACAGGAAAACGGATTTTCGATGTTTGATTTTTAGTATATACAACCGGGCTTATGCCATAAAGCCTGGTCAAAAGCCGAGTTTTCAAAAAATGGATGGTGTTATCTATGGAGATAGGAGAAAGACTGAAGGAAGCAAGAGAGGCAAAAGGCCTTTCCCTTGATAGCCTGCAGGAAACAACAAAAATACAGAAACGATATCTGCAAGCTATTGAGCTAGGCAATTTCCACATTCTGCCCGGTAAATTTTATGCCAGGGCATTCATAAAAGAGTATGCGGCTGCTGTCGGGCTGGATGCAAATGAGTTATTGGAAGAATACAAAGATGAAATACCAAGGACGGAAGATGAAAGTTCAGCACAATATACACAGATCAGCAGTTCCAGAAAGGACAATAATCCACCAAAAGGGACTCCGGCAATTTTCTCGCTGATACCAACGATTATTGTCATTTTATTAATAATCGGGATTGTGTTTGCCGCATGGTA is a genomic window containing:
- a CDS encoding YmfK family protein, whose protein sequence is MEKTEWYLEYEIQYNRPGLLGDISSLLGMLSINIISINGVENSRRGMLLLSREDEQITRLKSILQTMDTLVIKKLRKPKLRDKLAVRHGRYIHSDVDDRKTFRFVRSELGVLVDFMAELFKKEGHKLIGIRGMPRVGKTESVVAASVCANKRWLFVSSTLLKQTVRSQLIQDEYSSDNLYIIDGIVSTRRANEKHWQLIREIMQLPAVKVVEHPDMFVQTTEYELNDFDYIIELRSTEDEEITYEPVERNQFGQENGFSMFDF